A single Sphingobacteriales bacterium DNA region contains:
- a CDS encoding PKD domain-containing protein, whose product MRRNIPFLMLLLLFSKPAFSDHLMGGEFSYKCLGGSNYEISLVIYRNCNSTNNNLDIESFITVFDKNTGAFISTFTIPQISSARIPVPPSTPCFQAPPVCVDKLLYRGTATLSVPANGIRLVYQRCCRNPGISNVPNAGNFGSTYELIIPPISTASCNSSPSFDNTAPNFICVNQESTFDFSATDPDGDVLTYELCAPKQGADITDPAPIQASFPPYPNIPYGLGFSFNTPLGFGVPITINAATGQLKVTASTVGLYIVGVCVNEFRNNVLIGQTIRDFQFNVTDCKIPEANPAAILDPGSIGKINDSTYVFCSSKTIDFQNLTTGTVLNQLWDFGITGRMDDTSDLKNPTFTYTDTGVYKITLITNRGTDCADTGRMYIKLNPKVTPDFVMSQNNVCAGVKVTLTDASFSELNDINQWRWKVGADSVFTQNTAAVITVPGTYPIALKVVTLRGCLGTVSKPLTIAPGPIADFSLRQVCYGISALYTNLTTISGGTISKYYWHFGNGMIDSVNINPTTTYAGNGNYNVQLIAVSNNGCRDTVVKNISIIDSLKPDFSFPANNCQLSAVQFSNTSTGNFTGYTWHFGDAANSISTAISPTFTYPLDGIFPVKLVVNHAICGKDSIQKNIIIKQKPTVSLPASFSFCNGTTGMLTVPNTFDSIRWNTNQTTGSISVNGSVNPIRVDVHKNGCSAFASTSLQLKPKPNADFSLRQVCYGIKALYTNQSTISGGSIPKVYWDFGNSSIDSTNVNPVTIYPNNNNYNVQLIAVSDFGCRDTVVKNISVIDSLKPDFTFPGSNCQLSPVQFTNTSTGNYTGFNWFFRDAANSTSTATNPSFTYPLDGTFPVRLIVNHAVCGKDTIEKNIIIKSKPSVFLPSNLPLCNGSVAVLSVPNQYDSLRWNTNEATNSILVNGSKNPIAISVFKNGCTNSAATTLVIKPKPIADFATDKYCSNKPTAFINTSAAAAPDSIVQHNWKINGGAFASQQKEPLFNLNQITNYDVQLIVTTNSGCKDTFNRILSLRDTFIPDMIIPASVCFRSPAQFFDSSKGDNIDYSWLFGDGKNSILKDPVHTYIAEGNFIIRLIVQNKNCGTDSVSRTFSVLPLPRITLDDSIIMCPGEQRSVMAEGTYDSVFWSNGTTVNPTTIDGSESPVVFTGFKSGCKSSDSARIVLNCDIYIPTAFSPNNDGFNDLFNFIPVNVASYFLRIYNRWGELVFETTDLSKSWDGTYKGTPCPMDSYMYVADGIKKDNKPFSVKGAFTLLR is encoded by the coding sequence ATGAGAAGAAATATCCCGTTTTTAATGCTGTTGCTGCTGTTCAGCAAACCGGCTTTTAGCGACCACTTGATGGGCGGGGAGTTCAGTTATAAATGCCTGGGAGGCAGCAACTATGAGATATCGTTAGTTATCTACAGGAATTGTAACAGTACGAATAATAATCTGGATATTGAATCTTTTATTACCGTCTTTGATAAAAATACCGGTGCATTCATTTCTACCTTTACGATTCCGCAGATATCCTCCGCCCGTATTCCCGTTCCGCCGAGCACACCCTGTTTTCAGGCACCGCCGGTTTGTGTAGATAAACTGTTATACAGAGGAACTGCTACACTGAGCGTTCCTGCAAATGGTATAAGATTGGTGTACCAGCGGTGTTGCAGAAACCCCGGCATTTCCAATGTGCCCAATGCCGGAAACTTTGGCAGTACCTATGAATTAATAATTCCACCTATATCAACAGCATCCTGTAACAGCTCACCTTCCTTTGATAATACGGCTCCGAATTTTATTTGCGTCAACCAGGAGTCCACATTTGATTTCTCTGCGACCGATCCGGATGGTGATGTGCTTACTTATGAGCTTTGTGCTCCTAAGCAAGGGGCGGATATCACAGACCCCGCACCTATACAGGCTAGTTTTCCTCCTTATCCGAATATCCCATATGGACTCGGTTTTAGTTTTAATACCCCCTTGGGATTTGGTGTCCCGATTACCATAAATGCCGCAACAGGACAGCTGAAAGTTACTGCCAGCACCGTAGGATTGTATATCGTGGGGGTTTGTGTCAATGAATTCCGAAACAATGTACTTATTGGGCAGACCATCCGGGATTTTCAGTTCAATGTAACGGACTGTAAAATTCCGGAAGCAAATCCAGCAGCAATACTGGACCCCGGATCCATTGGGAAGATCAATGATTCTACCTATGTCTTTTGTTCGTCTAAAACGATTGATTTCCAGAATTTGACTACCGGAACCGTTCTAAACCAGCTTTGGGATTTTGGTATAACAGGAAGGATGGACGATACTTCTGATTTGAAAAATCCCACTTTCACCTATACGGATACCGGTGTTTACAAGATTACCTTAATTACCAACAGGGGAACGGATTGTGCGGATACGGGCAGAATGTACATAAAGCTCAATCCAAAGGTGACACCTGATTTTGTAATGAGCCAGAATAATGTTTGTGCCGGTGTAAAAGTAACACTGACAGATGCGTCCTTTTCCGAACTAAATGACATCAATCAATGGCGATGGAAGGTTGGAGCGGATAGTGTCTTTACCCAAAATACGGCTGCTGTTATTACCGTTCCGGGAACGTATCCCATTGCTCTGAAAGTAGTGACATTAAGAGGTTGCCTGGGTACAGTGAGTAAACCATTAACGATTGCTCCCGGCCCGATTGCCGATTTCAGCCTGAGGCAGGTCTGTTATGGCATCAGCGCATTATACACCAACCTGACCACCATCAGCGGCGGAACGATTTCAAAATACTATTGGCATTTTGGAAACGGGATGATCGATTCTGTGAATATTAACCCAACCACCACTTATGCCGGCAATGGCAATTACAATGTGCAGCTGATTGCGGTTTCCAACAATGGATGCAGGGATACTGTTGTCAAAAATATCTCCATTATAGATTCCTTAAAGCCCGATTTTTCGTTTCCTGCCAATAACTGTCAGCTAAGCGCCGTTCAGTTTTCGAATACATCTACCGGAAACTTTACAGGCTATACCTGGCATTTCGGGGATGCCGCCAATTCCATTTCAACTGCCATAAGCCCGACCTTTACCTATCCGCTCGATGGCATATTTCCGGTGAAGCTGGTTGTTAACCACGCGATTTGCGGCAAAGACAGTATCCAAAAGAATATTATCATTAAACAAAAGCCAACGGTGAGTCTGCCGGCCAGTTTTTCCTTCTGCAATGGGACGACTGGTATGCTGACTGTTCCCAATACATTCGATTCCATTCGATGGAATACGAATCAGACGACAGGCAGCATTAGTGTGAACGGAAGTGTTAATCCAATTCGGGTGGATGTACATAAAAACGGATGTTCAGCCTTTGCAAGCACCAGCCTCCAACTAAAACCTAAACCTAATGCAGATTTTAGCTTGCGACAGGTATGTTATGGTATTAAGGCCTTATACACGAATCAATCTACCATATCGGGCGGCAGCATTCCGAAGGTATACTGGGATTTTGGAAACAGCAGCATTGACTCCACTAATGTGAATCCCGTTACCATATATCCAAATAATAATAATTATAACGTGCAGCTGATTGCCGTATCAGATTTCGGATGCAGGGATACTGTTGTTAAAAATATCTCCGTTATAGACTCGCTGAAACCCGATTTTACGTTTCCTGGAAGCAACTGTCAGCTTAGCCCTGTGCAGTTCACCAATACTTCTACAGGCAATTATACCGGCTTCAATTGGTTCTTCCGTGATGCCGCCAACTCGACTTCTACCGCCACCAATCCATCCTTTACCTACCCGCTGGACGGAACATTTCCGGTAAGGTTAATCGTCAATCATGCCGTTTGCGGGAAAGACACTATTGAAAAGAATATTATCATCAAATCCAAACCGTCAGTTTTTTTACCGTCAAATCTTCCGTTGTGTAACGGAAGTGTTGCGGTTCTCTCTGTCCCCAATCAATACGATTCCCTGCGTTGGAATACCAATGAAGCAACAAATAGTATTCTGGTGAACGGAAGTAAGAATCCGATTGCCATCAGCGTGTTTAAAAATGGCTGTACCAATTCTGCTGCCACGACCTTAGTTATTAAACCAAAACCGATTGCAGATTTTGCTACCGATAAATATTGCAGCAACAAACCAACTGCATTCATCAATACGTCTGCGGCAGCTGCACCTGACAGCATCGTACAGCACAACTGGAAAATCAACGGCGGTGCATTTGCATCACAGCAGAAAGAGCCTTTGTTTAATCTGAATCAGATAACGAATTACGACGTACAACTTATTGTAACGACGAACTCGGGATGTAAGGATACGTTCAACAGGATTTTATCCCTGCGTGATACATTTATTCCTGACATGATAATTCCTGCTTCCGTATGTTTTCGGAGTCCCGCACAGTTTTTTGACAGTTCTAAAGGAGATAACATAGATTATTCGTGGCTATTCGGGGATGGAAAAAATTCTATACTCAAAGATCCTGTTCATACCTATATTGCAGAGGGGAATTTCATCATCCGCTTAATTGTGCAAAATAAAAACTGTGGGACAGACAGCGTATCCAGAACCTTTAGCGTTCTGCCATTGCCGCGGATAACACTGGATGACAGCATCATCATGTGTCCGGGGGAACAGAGAAGTGTAATGGCAGAAGGGACCTACGACAGTGTTTTCTGGAGCAACGGCACCACCGTGAATCCGACGACTATTGATGGTTCGGAATCACCGGTGGTATTTACAGGTTTTAAATCGGGATGTAAAAGTTCCGATTCAGCCCGGATCGTGCTCAATTGTGATATCTATATCCCTACGGCATTTTCGCCGAACAACGATGGGTTTAATGATCTTTTCAATTTTATTCCTGTGAATGTAGCTTCTTATTTCCTGCGCATATACAACCGATGGGGCGAATTGGTCTTTGAAACAACCGATTTATCCAAAAGCTGGGACGGCACTTATAAAGGAACACCCTGTCCGATGGATAGTTATATGTATGTAGCGGATGGTATTAAGAAAGACAATAAGCCTTTTTCTGTGAAAGGGGCATTTACATTATTGAGATAA
- a CDS encoding M48 family metalloprotease, producing the protein MAKNFIIIILTCWILLLYHKQHKNAESEKPVVFNSTLLKKEDTAQFLIGPSCSFIGTVMSGLFEGVPADTETETELNRIMEFTGLPAHFSVWISDSVSNACAFIDGLENNRFIVYNKEFLDSVKQVTNTNWSVISILAHEVAHHLSGHTLMNNSNARINELEADRFSGFILGKMGATREQALVAMELLGDERETESHPAKNNRIGAISDGWMKASEMKDSSIAEQDKSSIPDTMVLSISLSELDSFFSNWITYQNKNLFENYSNYYSTQFQGIRRVYTEGAAGTKYCNQEQWLKARKKTYGQAKNLNVSVHNINIVDKDLNGITLKFTQRWHCDLYGDIGEKLLKLYKHPGDGQIYIVYEEMINSNPLENP; encoded by the coding sequence ATGGCAAAGAATTTCATCATTATCATTTTAACATGCTGGATTTTGCTGCTGTACCATAAGCAGCATAAAAATGCAGAATCGGAAAAGCCTGTTGTTTTTAATTCAACATTGCTCAAGAAAGAGGATACTGCGCAGTTTCTGATTGGTCCTTCCTGCAGTTTCATAGGTACCGTCATGAGCGGCTTATTTGAAGGGGTTCCGGCAGATACCGAAACGGAAACTGAATTGAATCGAATTATGGAGTTTACGGGATTGCCTGCGCATTTCTCCGTCTGGATTTCAGACAGTGTGAGTAATGCCTGTGCTTTTATTGACGGACTGGAAAACAACCGGTTTATTGTCTATAACAAAGAATTTCTGGACAGCGTTAAACAGGTAACAAACACGAATTGGTCGGTGATAAGTATACTGGCACATGAAGTGGCGCATCATTTATCAGGGCACACATTAATGAACAACAGCAACGCACGCATCAATGAACTCGAGGCAGACAGATTTTCAGGATTTATACTGGGCAAGATGGGTGCAACCAGAGAACAAGCCCTGGTAGCAATGGAATTATTGGGAGATGAAAGAGAGACGGAATCACATCCAGCAAAGAATAACAGGATAGGAGCCATATCAGATGGGTGGATGAAAGCATCGGAAATGAAAGATTCCTCCATTGCAGAGCAAGATAAATCGAGCATACCCGATACAATGGTTTTGAGTATTTCTCTAAGTGAATTAGATAGTTTCTTCAGTAACTGGATAACATATCAGAATAAGAACCTGTTTGAAAACTATTCAAACTATTATTCGACACAATTTCAGGGAATAAGAAGAGTATACACAGAAGGTGCGGCGGGGACAAAATATTGCAACCAGGAACAATGGTTAAAAGCACGGAAGAAAACATACGGTCAGGCCAAAAACCTGAATGTGTCGGTTCACAATATCAATATAGTTGATAAGGATTTAAACGGCATCACACTGAAATTTACACAACGCTGGCATTGTGATTTGTACGGAGACATCGGTGAAAAACTGCTGAAACTATATAAGCATCCGGGTGATGGCCAGATATATATCGTGTACGAAGAGATGATAAACAGCAATCCGCTGGAGAATCCTTAA
- the carB gene encoding carbamoyl-phosphate synthase large subunit, whose amino-acid sequence MPRDTSIQSVLIIGSGPIIIGQACEFDYSGSQAARSLREEGIEVSLINSNPATIMTDEVTADHIYLKPLTIDSISDILEERKIDAVLPTMGGQTALNLCKEAAEIGLWEKYNVRVIGVDLQVIETTENREEFRKFCVELGLGVAPSFVANSMLEGKEAAQKIGYPLVIRPSYTLGGSGGGFCHKAEEFEVMLANGLKASPIHEVLVEKAVLGWKEFELELLRDANDSVVIICTVENLDPMGVHTGDSITVAPAMTLPDPVFQEMRNQAQKMMRALGNFAGGCNVQFSVNPETEEIIVIEINPRVSRSSALASKATGYPIAKIAAKLAIGYNLDELNNQITKTTSACFEPALDYVIVKIPRWNFDKFYGCDSTLGLQMKSVGEVMGIGRNFAEALQKACQSLENNKVGLGADGKGLSKTEEILGSLQHPSWDRIFKIKDAIYLGVPLHTIQKLTGIDNWFLMQIQELVKLEKEIQKYSLHNIPKELLVKAKKKGYSDVQLAFLLGRIEEDAVYEKRKELGIRRVYKMVDTCAAEFEAKTPYYYSSFDTENESHVSDKKKIIVLGSGPNRIGQGIEFDYCCVHGLLAIKEVGYEAIMVNCNPETVSTDFDIADKLYFEPVFWEHLWELIEHEKPDGVIVQLGGQTALKLSKKLHERGIRIIGSSFDSMDIAEDRGRFSDLLKELEIPYPDYGTATDADEALAVANKVGYPVLVRPSYVLGGQRMRIVINDAECETSVINLLKDIPDNVILIDHFLDRAKEAEIDAIYDGETVRIMGVMEHIEPAGIHSGDSNSVLPPFSLGPILIETMKHYAEKLCKALEIRGLINIQFAIKGDKVYVIEANPRASRTTPFICKAYQIPYLNIATKVMMGTHKLKDFTFKEKLTGYAIKEPVFSFDKFPNVNKELGPEMKSTGEAIYFIKDLFDPYFRQLYKDKSMFLSR is encoded by the coding sequence ATGCCAAGAGACACTTCGATTCAATCCGTGCTGATCATCGGCAGCGGACCTATCATCATTGGACAGGCTTGTGAATTTGATTACTCCGGTTCCCAGGCTGCCCGTTCCCTTCGTGAAGAAGGTATTGAAGTGTCGCTTATCAATTCCAATCCGGCCACCATCATGACGGATGAAGTGACGGCAGACCATATTTATCTCAAACCATTAACCATAGACTCCATCAGCGACATCCTGGAAGAGCGCAAAATTGATGCCGTTTTACCCACCATGGGAGGACAAACAGCCTTGAACCTTTGTAAAGAAGCCGCTGAGATTGGGTTGTGGGAAAAATATAACGTACGTGTAATCGGGGTGGATTTACAGGTAATCGAAACGACGGAGAACAGAGAAGAGTTCAGAAAATTTTGTGTGGAGCTGGGCTTAGGGGTGGCTCCTTCTTTCGTTGCCAACTCTATGCTGGAAGGAAAAGAAGCCGCCCAAAAGATAGGTTATCCGTTGGTTATCCGTCCATCCTATACATTGGGTGGTTCGGGCGGAGGATTCTGCCACAAAGCGGAAGAGTTTGAGGTGATGCTGGCAAATGGCCTGAAAGCATCTCCCATCCACGAAGTATTGGTGGAAAAAGCTGTATTGGGATGGAAAGAATTTGAACTGGAATTATTGCGCGACGCCAATGACAGCGTCGTGATCATCTGTACGGTAGAAAACCTGGACCCGATGGGCGTTCATACGGGCGACTCCATCACCGTCGCACCGGCCATGACCTTACCGGATCCTGTTTTTCAGGAAATGCGTAATCAGGCGCAGAAAATGATGCGTGCACTTGGAAATTTTGCCGGAGGCTGCAATGTGCAGTTTTCCGTGAATCCGGAAACGGAAGAAATCATTGTCATTGAAATCAACCCTCGGGTATCGCGCTCATCGGCGTTGGCGTCCAAAGCCACCGGCTATCCGATAGCCAAAATTGCCGCCAAGTTAGCGATTGGTTATAATCTGGATGAATTAAACAATCAGATTACCAAAACCACTTCGGCCTGCTTTGAGCCTGCATTAGACTATGTGATTGTAAAAATCCCGCGCTGGAATTTTGATAAATTTTACGGCTGTGATTCCACCCTTGGCCTCCAGATGAAATCCGTCGGGGAAGTGATGGGTATCGGCAGAAATTTTGCCGAAGCCCTGCAAAAAGCCTGTCAGTCGCTGGAAAATAACAAGGTGGGCCTGGGTGCGGACGGCAAAGGATTATCCAAGACAGAAGAGATACTGGGCAGCCTGCAGCATCCGAGCTGGGACAGAATCTTTAAAATTAAAGATGCCATCTACTTAGGTGTTCCTTTGCACACCATCCAAAAGCTGACCGGCATAGACAACTGGTTTCTGATGCAGATTCAGGAACTGGTGAAACTGGAAAAAGAGATCCAAAAATATTCCCTCCATAACATTCCTAAAGAACTCCTTGTAAAGGCGAAAAAGAAAGGCTATTCGGATGTGCAGTTGGCATTCTTGCTGGGCAGAATAGAAGAAGATGCCGTTTATGAGAAACGAAAAGAATTGGGTATCCGGCGTGTCTATAAAATGGTGGACACCTGTGCTGCGGAGTTTGAAGCGAAAACGCCTTATTACTATTCTTCTTTCGATACGGAGAACGAAAGCCATGTTTCCGACAAAAAGAAAATCATCGTATTAGGTTCCGGCCCCAACCGTATCGGCCAGGGTATTGAATTCGATTATTGCTGTGTGCATGGTTTGCTGGCCATCAAGGAAGTGGGCTATGAAGCCATTATGGTAAATTGTAATCCCGAAACGGTCTCCACCGATTTTGATATCGCCGATAAACTTTATTTCGAGCCGGTGTTTTGGGAGCATCTGTGGGAACTCATCGAACATGAAAAACCGGATGGGGTCATTGTGCAGCTGGGCGGACAGACGGCATTGAAACTTTCCAAGAAATTACACGAAAGAGGCATTAGGATCATTGGCTCTTCTTTTGACAGCATGGATATCGCCGAAGACCGCGGACGTTTCTCCGATTTGCTGAAAGAACTGGAGATTCCTTATCCGGATTACGGCACCGCCACCGATGCGGATGAGGCATTGGCCGTAGCGAATAAGGTAGGCTATCCCGTATTGGTAAGACCAAGTTATGTATTGGGCGGGCAGCGCATGCGAATCGTCATTAACGATGCGGAATGTGAAACATCTGTCATCAATCTGTTAAAAGACATTCCGGATAATGTCATTCTGATTGACCATTTCTTAGACCGCGCGAAAGAAGCGGAAATCGACGCGATTTATGACGGGGAAACCGTCCGCATCATGGGTGTGATGGAACACATCGAACCGGCAGGTATCCATAGCGGCGACAGTAACTCGGTATTGCCACCCTTCAGCTTAGGGCCGATTCTCATCGAAACGATGAAACACTATGCTGAAAAATTGTGCAAAGCGTTGGAAATTCGCGGATTGATTAATATTCAGTTTGCCATCAAGGGCGACAAGGTGTATGTGATAGAGGCGAATCCGCGTGCATCGAGAACCACACCGTTCATATGCAAGGCTTACCAGATACCTTACTTAAATATTGCCACCAAGGTGATGATGGGTACGCACAAGCTGAAAGACTTTACGTTTAAAGAAAAACTGACCGGTTATGCCATCAAGGAGCCTGTATTCTCGTTTGATAAATTCCCGAATGTAAACAAGGAATTAGGCCCTGAAATGAAATCCACCGGCGAGGCAATTTACTTCATCAAGGATTTATTCGACCCGTATTTCAGGCAGTTGTACAAGGATAAGAGCATGTTCCTGAGCAGGTAG
- a CDS encoding SPFH domain-containing protein gives MAISTIILALLAVTLFLSFVTVQQGTIAVVTIFGKYRRIMGPGLNLKIPFIEQIYKRVSIQNRSVELEFQAITIDQANVYFKAMLLYAVVNTNEESIKNVAFKFIDDRNLMQALVRTIEGSIRGFVATKKQAEVLSLRKEIVEDVKEQIDQTLETWGYHLLDLQLNDITFDEAIIKSMAQVVASSNLKAAAENEGQALLIKKTRAAEADGNATKIAAEAERNAAQLRGQGVALFREEVAKGMSQAAKEMEQANLDTSVILFSMWTEAIKNFAEYGKGNVIFLDGSTDGMQKTMKEMMAMNLLMDPKMNFPIKDKEKE, from the coding sequence ATGGCCATCTCCACCATCATCTTAGCCCTATTGGCGGTTACCTTGTTTTTATCTTTTGTAACCGTTCAGCAAGGTACCATTGCCGTAGTGACCATTTTCGGTAAATACCGCAGAATCATGGGTCCGGGTCTGAATCTGAAAATCCCCTTCATTGAACAGATATACAAACGCGTGTCTATACAGAACCGTTCTGTGGAATTAGAATTTCAGGCAATCACCATCGACCAGGCGAATGTATATTTTAAAGCGATGTTGCTGTATGCCGTGGTAAACACCAATGAAGAAAGCATCAAGAATGTGGCATTTAAATTTATAGACGACCGCAACCTGATGCAGGCACTGGTGCGAACCATTGAAGGGTCTATCCGTGGTTTTGTCGCCACCAAGAAACAGGCGGAAGTGCTTTCATTAAGAAAGGAGATCGTAGAAGATGTAAAGGAACAAATCGACCAGACACTCGAAACCTGGGGGTATCATCTGCTGGACTTGCAACTGAATGATATCACGTTTGATGAGGCAATCATCAAATCGATGGCACAGGTGGTGGCATCCAGCAATTTGAAAGCAGCAGCAGAAAATGAAGGCCAGGCGTTATTAATTAAAAAGACCAGGGCGGCTGAAGCAGATGGAAACGCTACCAAAATTGCGGCGGAAGCGGAACGCAATGCAGCGCAATTGCGCGGGCAAGGGGTGGCGTTATTCAGAGAAGAAGTGGCAAAAGGCATGAGCCAGGCGGCTAAAGAAATGGAACAAGCTAATCTAGATACATCCGTAATCTTATTTTCGATGTGGACAGAAGCCATTAAGAACTTTGCAGAATACGGAAAAGGAAACGTAATTTTCTTGGATGGTTCTACCGATGGTATGCAAAAAACCATGAAAGAAATGATGGCGATGAATTTGTTGATGGATCCCAAGATGAACTTTCCAATAAAAGATAAAGAAAAAGAATAA
- a CDS encoding caspase family protein, producing MNTVSVKRYILLLILCVTSLYLSAQSRHALLIGINKYYKKEKDRTVIDSVNSLEGCINDAKSIKELLTARFGFKENEITEIYDSLATRQNILAGLDSLLSRSDTADIVFVYYSGHGMSYKYGKSEYATAEVICPSDIFTGEKNASVQTSALANKFNKFVDKKIILTVVFDCCFSFGTTGKKNDMYKEAANRQENAVLFDLTAENEEDAVNEESKYAPIKLKDNSFLNTISTPLLPVELSGEKYRGIDFKDYAAYRSDMPGNSVWDFRYEFFPANPPSEKPNSQFLFLSATNDRQKAAEKADESGVRHGVLTKALINVFKESPAKAAMTEVFQKIKSQLTDQYVIQTPQLSTSPVRQHQNLLGVDTSVIQNVFTMRCERISDQMMVFNKGLLSGLSIGNLLAHKDRPSITAEIMEFINEDSSIARITNGSGIFVSPGDTFVVKDWYAKSKKALLKIYIPGEGCTLGRLDTLCRKLIKPLLRDSHFLPYEKSDSTCSKIYISNNGKSMTYVDGKTKKKITKPNPSAAVIRKLCSGQNYFIYLPVPAILTNQIRKECEQNQNFMIVDNPEKADVSLYCAIYKDLMNNVSNNYVKLSSIRFSKMIKPVPFNLVMTGSNENAGKMRINPGHTFTPEKSYAFSPYNMQVASVFVKWFQYKASRRGWLNFAPKSR from the coding sequence ATGAATACAGTGTCTGTAAAACGGTATATCTTATTGTTGATATTATGTGTAACCAGTTTGTACCTGTCCGCTCAATCCAGACATGCATTGCTGATAGGTATCAATAAGTATTATAAAAAAGAAAAAGACAGAACGGTGATTGATTCTGTCAATAGCCTGGAAGGTTGCATTAACGACGCCAAATCGATAAAGGAATTACTGACAGCCCGGTTTGGATTCAAAGAAAATGAAATCACTGAAATATATGATTCTCTGGCAACCAGACAGAACATATTGGCCGGACTGGATTCCCTGTTGAGTCGCAGTGATACGGCAGACATCGTTTTTGTGTATTATTCCGGACATGGAATGTCTTATAAATATGGCAAATCAGAGTATGCTACTGCGGAGGTGATTTGTCCTTCCGATATTTTTACCGGCGAAAAGAACGCCTCTGTCCAGACTTCTGCGCTTGCCAATAAGTTTAACAAATTCGTTGACAAAAAGATAATACTTACGGTGGTGTTTGACTGTTGTTTCAGCTTTGGGACAACCGGCAAAAAAAATGATATGTACAAAGAAGCTGCGAATCGGCAGGAAAATGCGGTGCTGTTTGACCTGACTGCAGAAAATGAAGAAGATGCGGTAAACGAAGAAAGTAAATATGCACCGATAAAACTGAAAGACAATAGCTTTTTAAATACTATTTCCACGCCATTACTGCCGGTTGAGCTATCAGGCGAAAAATACAGGGGAATAGATTTTAAAGACTACGCTGCTTACAGAAGCGATATGCCCGGAAATTCTGTTTGGGATTTTCGGTATGAATTTTTTCCAGCTAATCCACCATCAGAAAAACCAAACTCTCAGTTTTTATTTTTGTCGGCCACCAATGACAGGCAAAAGGCAGCGGAAAAGGCAGATGAGTCGGGGGTCCGGCACGGCGTCCTGACGAAAGCGCTGATCAATGTATTTAAAGAATCACCGGCAAAAGCAGCGATGACAGAGGTTTTCCAGAAAATAAAAAGCCAGCTTACCGATCAGTACGTTATCCAGACACCCCAACTGAGCACATCGCCCGTAAGGCAGCATCAGAATCTTCTGGGAGTGGATACATCCGTTATTCAGAATGTTTTTACAATGAGATGTGAACGGATTTCTGATCAAATGATGGTGTTTAACAAGGGGTTGCTTTCAGGGCTGAGCATCGGAAATTTGCTCGCTCATAAAGACAGGCCATCCATCACTGCAGAGATTATGGAGTTTATAAACGAGGATTCTTCAATTGCCCGGATAACAAACGGCAGCGGGATATTTGTCAGCCCGGGCGATACGTTTGTCGTGAAAGACTGGTATGCTAAATCGAAAAAAGCATTGCTTAAGATATATATACCCGGAGAAGGTTGCACGTTAGGCCGGCTGGATACGCTCTGCAGGAAACTGATAAAACCATTGCTGCGGGATTCACATTTTCTGCCGTATGAAAAGTCAGACAGTACCTGCTCTAAGATTTATATCAGCAATAATGGGAAAAGCATGACATATGTGGATGGTAAGACAAAAAAGAAGATTACCAAACCGAACCCGTCAGCAGCAGTCATCCGGAAACTATGTTCAGGACAGAATTATTTTATTTACCTGCCTGTGCCGGCAATATTAACCAATCAGATCAGGAAGGAATGCGAGCAGAATCAGAATTTTATGATTGTGGATAATCCTGAAAAGGCAGATGTGTCTTTGTACTGTGCCATCTATAAAGACCTGATGAATAATGTCTCAAACAATTACGTAAAATTATCCAGTATCCGTTTTTCTAAAATGATTAAACCGGTGCCGTTTAATCTGGTAATGACAGGAAGCAATGAAAATGCAGGAAAGATGAGGATTAACCCCGGGCACACCTTTACCCCGGAAAAATCATATGCTTTTAGTCCTTACAATATGCAGGTTGCTTCTGTTTTTGTTAAGTGGTTTCAATATAAAGCCAGCAGAAGAGGGTGGCTGAATTTTGCACCAAAGAGCAGATAA